The Streptomyces sp. NBC_00576 genome contains the following window.
ACCCTGCTGGCAGACCGGCCCGTAGTAGTGACGAAGCCCCTGTAACGGGGGTGGAGCGAAGGGGCCGGGTCGTTCGTGACTGAGTTGATCACATCAACCGGGCAGCAGCCCGGGAGGAGTGCGATGGGCCAGTTGAAGTCTCAGATCAAGTCGTTTGATATCTCGAAGTGGGAAGTCAAGGAGGCGTGGGAGGAAGTCAAGGCCAATAAGGGCGCACCCGGCGTGGACGGGCAGAGCATCGACGACTTCGAGAAAGACCTGAAGGGCAACCTCTACAAGGTCTGGAACCGTATGTCATCGGGCTCGTACTTCCCGCCGCCGGTGCGCGCGGTGGAGATCCCGAAGCCAAACGGAGGCGGCATGAGATTGCTCGGCATTCCTGCTGTCGCCGATCGTGTGGCGCAGACCGTCGTGGCCCGGCATCTGATGCGAAGGGTGGACCCTGTATTCCACCCGGACAGCTATGGATACCGGCCTGGACGGTCCGCCTTGGACGCAGTGGAAAGGTGCCGGAAGCGCTGCTGGAAGCGGGACTGGGTGGTGGAGTTCGACATCACCAAGTTCTTCGACAGCGTGCCCTGGGACCTGCTGGTCAAGGCGGTGGAGACTCACACCGACGCCGTTTGGGTGAACTTGTACGTGCGGCGGTGGCTCGCTGCCCCGCTCGTCATGCCCGACGGCTCGCGGCTGGAACGGGAACGCGGGACCCCGCAAGGGGCCCCGGTGTCTCCCGTCCTGGCGAACCTGTTCCTGCACTACGCGTTCGATACCTGGATGTCCAGGAAGTTCCCGAGCGTCTGGTTCGAACGCTATGCGGACGACGCGGTGCTGCACTGCGTCACCGAGCGCCAGGCCCGTCATGTGCTGGCCGCGCTCAGGAACAGGCTGGTCGAAGTCGGGTTGCAGCTGCACCCGGACAAGACCCGGATCGTCTACTGCAAGGACTCGGACCGGCGTGGCTCCTACGAGCACACGTCGTTTACGTTCCTCGGGTACACGTTTCGCCCCAGGAAGAGCCGGAATCGGCACGGCAAGCAGTTCTTGTCGTTCGAGCCGGCCATCAGCAGACAGGCCCTGACCCGGATTGGTCGCGAGGTGCGTTCCTGGCAACTGCACTACCGCACCGAAATCTCCTTCGCAGACCTCGCCCGCAGGATCAACCCTGCGGTTCGGGGCTGGATCAACTACTACGGCCGGTTCCGGCCGTGGGAGTTGTTGCCCTTCTTGATGCGCATCAACGCCTACCTGGTGCGTTGGATCCGCCGGAAGTACAAACGGCTCGACGGCACGAAGAGGGCCCACGCGAAGCTCGTGGAGATCGCCAAGCGGTACCCACGGATGTTCGCTCACTGGAGCCTCTCCACCGACGCCTGCACGATCTGAAGATCAGGACGACAAGAGCCGTGTAACGGGAGACTT
Protein-coding sequences here:
- the ltrA gene encoding group II intron reverse transcriptase/maturase yields the protein MGQLKSQIKSFDISKWEVKEAWEEVKANKGAPGVDGQSIDDFEKDLKGNLYKVWNRMSSGSYFPPPVRAVEIPKPNGGGMRLLGIPAVADRVAQTVVARHLMRRVDPVFHPDSYGYRPGRSALDAVERCRKRCWKRDWVVEFDITKFFDSVPWDLLVKAVETHTDAVWVNLYVRRWLAAPLVMPDGSRLERERGTPQGAPVSPVLANLFLHYAFDTWMSRKFPSVWFERYADDAVLHCVTERQARHVLAALRNRLVEVGLQLHPDKTRIVYCKDSDRRGSYEHTSFTFLGYTFRPRKSRNRHGKQFLSFEPAISRQALTRIGREVRSWQLHYRTEISFADLARRINPAVRGWINYYGRFRPWELLPFLMRINAYLVRWIRRKYKRLDGTKRAHAKLVEIAKRYPRMFAHWSLSTDACTI